The following is a genomic window from Candidatus Hydrogenedentota bacterium.
CTGCTTGCAGAAATCCATAATGTTCACGCCGTGCTGACCTAGCGCGGGCCCAACGGGCGGCGCCGGGTTCGCCTGGCCGGCGGGCACCTGCAGCTTAATCTTGGTCTTTTCTTTCTTCGGAGGCATGCGCCTGTTCTCCCTTGATCGCTAGATATGCTCGACCTGCCAAAACTCGACTTCGACGCTGGTCAGGCGCTCGAAAATCTCCACGAGTACCTTAATGGTACCGCGCTCCATGTTCACTTCGTCAATACTGCCCAAGAAGTTCGCGAACGGGCCGTCGATAATCTTCACCCGTTCCCCGTGCTCGAACTTGACCTTGGGCTTCGGTCGCTCGCGCTCGCCGCGGATTTCCTCGACGATTTCCCGCACCTCCGTGTCCTCGAGCGGCACGGGAACCGTCCGGGAACCGATAAAACCGGTAACCCCGGGGATCTGCCGGATCATATGCCAGAGTTCGGGGTGACGCTCCGGGTGCTCCGGCAATTGCACGAGCACATAACCCGGGAAGAACTTCCGTTTCGAGATCTTCTTCTGGCCGGACCGGATCTCCGCCACTTCTTCCATCGGCACCAGGACGTTCGTCACCAAGTGCTGCTGCCCCGCCTGCTGCGCGCCCACCAGGAGCATCTTCTTCACGCTCCCTTCCTGGCCCGAATGCGCATGCAGGGCGTACCAGCGCCGCTTGATGCCGTCGTCTGGGACGTCCTTGATAAGAGGCTCGTCCTTCGGCGCCTCCAGCGCTTCCGTTTCGAGCGCTTCGTCGATGTGCGCCTTGTCCGCCACGTCCTTTCTCCTCACGAGGCCAGGCCCAGCAACGCTATGATGAGCAACTGAAACACCTGGTCATACACGTAAATAATCCCGGACACCACGCCGAGCAGTATAAGCGTAACCTGGGTGGATACCTTCAGGTCGTCCTTGGTCGGCCAGGTTACCTTGTCCATTTCCGTTTTCACTTCTTCAATAAAACCACGGATTCTCTTGATCAATCCAGGTCTAGCTTCCGCCTGAGTGGCCATATTATGCCCTCGTCGTTCTGGCGCCGGGTATGGATCCAGGAATGGCAGGCCCGGAGGGATTCGAACCCCCAACCGTCGGCTTTGGAGGCCGCTGCACTAGCCGTTGTGCTACGGGCCTGCGGCAGAAAACTGCGTATTCCCGGTGCTTGCGGTACGCCGCTCAGCGCACTTCCCGGTGTACCGTGTGCTTGCGATCAAACTTGCAGTATTTCTTCAGCTCGAGCCGGTCCGGTTTCTTGCGCTTGTCGCGCGTGCCCGTGTAATTCCGGCGCTTGCATTCCGTACATTGAAGCAGTACTTGCTCTCGCAT
Proteins encoded in this region:
- the nusG gene encoding transcription termination/antitermination factor NusG, yielding MKRRWYALHAHSGQEGSVKKMLLVGAQQAGQQHLVTNVLVPMEEVAEIRSGQKKISKRKFFPGYVLVQLPEHPERHPELWHMIRQIPGVTGFIGSRTVPVPLEDTEVREIVEEIRGERERPKPKVKFEHGERVKIIDGPFANFLGSIDEVNMERGTIKVLVEIFERLTSVEVEFWQVEHI
- the secE gene encoding preprotein translocase subunit SecE — protein: MIKRIRGFIEEVKTEMDKVTWPTKDDLKVSTQVTLILLGVVSGIIYVYDQVFQLLIIALLGLAS
- the rpmG gene encoding 50S ribosomal protein L33, encoding MREQVLLQCTECKRRNYTGTRDKRKKPDRLELKKYCKFDRKHTVHREVR